A genomic window from Candidatus Zymogenus saltonus includes:
- a CDS encoding ABC transporter substrate-binding protein, whose amino-acid sequence MKKFFVIVLALSVMGVFCACEKAPAPETAGDTGGAAAPAVSTLDKIKDAGKLVAGVKDSVVPFGYVDEKKRELVGFDVDICRHIAKKLKVDIEFKAVTSANRIQMLTDGEVDILAATMTHKIERDEVIDFSITYFMDGQRLLVAKDSTIESVADLAGKKVGSVKGSTSEKNVKEAQPKCEVISFEGYPEAFLALKQGKVEAVTTDSVILVGLKGSDEHPENWKIVGEFFSSEPYGLGVPENDSEWRDFVNFTLMEMWVEGEWQKIYDKWLGPDTNYYMPLSWRMELWP is encoded by the coding sequence ATGAAAAAGTTTTTTGTTATTGTTTTGGCCCTATCAGTGATGGGCGTCTTTTGTGCCTGCGAAAAAGCGCCGGCGCCTGAGACCGCCGGAGATACGGGGGGAGCCGCCGCTCCGGCCGTGTCCACCCTGGACAAGATCAAGGACGCCGGAAAGCTGGTGGCCGGCGTGAAGGACTCCGTTGTCCCCTTCGGATATGTTGATGAGAAAAAGCGGGAGCTTGTCGGTTTTGACGTGGACATCTGCCGCCACATCGCAAAGAAGCTGAAGGTGGATATCGAGTTCAAGGCCGTCACTTCCGCAAACCGCATCCAGATGCTCACCGACGGCGAGGTGGATATCCTTGCCGCCACCATGACCCACAAGATCGAGAGGGACGAGGTCATAGACTTCTCCATCACCTACTTCATGGACGGTCAGAGGCTCCTCGTGGCGAAAGACAGCACGATCGAGAGCGTCGCGGACCTTGCCGGGAAGAAGGTAGGATCGGTAAAGGGCTCCACCAGCGAGAAGAACGTCAAGGAGGCCCAGCCCAAATGTGAGGTGATCTCTTTCGAGGGCTACCCGGAGGCGTTTTTGGCCCTGAAACAGGGCAAGGTGGAGGCGGTTACCACCGACTCCGTCATCCTCGTCGGTCTTAAGGGAAGCGATGAACATCCCGAAAACTGGAAGATCGTGGGTGAATTCTTCTCCAGCGAGCCGTACGGACTGGGCGTTCCCGAAAACGACTCCGAGTGGCGCGACTTCGTTAACTTCACCCTCATGGAGATGTGGGTAGAGGGAGAATGGCAGAAGATCTACGACAAGTGGCTTGGACCGGATACCAATTACTACATGCCCTTGAGCTGGCGTATGGAGCTCTGGCCCTAA
- a CDS encoding universal stress protein, with the protein MENVKKIIAAVDGSEVSIKAFEWAAGLASMFGAELIVVSVSDKRNIKDEELFPAFLTDKKLNEIVEEFSEKKEGIFKSIQNKCLDMKVKVSAVVLHGLPSDEIINLAGNEEADLIVMGAHGKREEFYHEFSSTSERVLKKAPCPILMIVPQRPFKKDSGKKPHQKPYHPILHST; encoded by the coding sequence ATGGAAAATGTAAAGAAGATCATCGCGGCCGTAGACGGCTCGGAAGTCTCCATAAAGGCCTTCGAGTGGGCGGCCGGGCTGGCATCGATGTTCGGTGCGGAGCTTATCGTGGTCTCCGTGTCGGACAAGCGCAATATCAAAGACGAAGAGCTTTTCCCCGCTTTTCTGACCGATAAAAAGCTCAACGAGATAGTCGAGGAGTTTTCGGAGAAGAAAGAGGGGATATTCAAATCCATCCAGAACAAATGTCTCGACATGAAGGTCAAGGTCTCTGCGGTGGTTCTTCATGGCTTGCCCTCGGACGAGATCATAAACCTCGCCGGCAACGAGGAAGCCGACCTGATCGTGATGGGGGCGCACGGTAAAAGGGAGGAGTTTTATCACGAGTTCAGCTCCACCTCGGAGAGGGTCTTGAAGAAAGCCCCTTGTCCGATCCTGATGATAGTTCCTCAAAGGCCCTTTAAGAAAGACAGCGGGAAGAAACCCCACCAAAAGCCTTACCACCCTATATTACACAGCACATAA
- a CDS encoding amino acid ABC transporter permease has translation MTKKLHDLKVEASIFIERYRFIVIPIVLISIGLFCYLVLYKLLIVRVFNIEIKYELNYAVYNTYYIKATKLTYIQLYLSGVYTTIKISLISIIIAMSMGTLLAVFRLSRVKVLDIFAKAYIEFMRNTPLLIQIFFWYYGTDPLLPDFFKKWLYSQTSTEFAYGVIALSIYTSAFIAEEIRAGIQSIPKEQMEASRAQGLTFLQAMRLVILPQAFRIVIPPLISQSLNLTKNSSLVMAIGVVELMAASRFLYEGTYRVFEALTVTTVIYLSLSLLISFSINQYNKHFLKYIRY, from the coding sequence ATGACAAAAAAACTCCACGATCTAAAAGTCGAAGCGTCAATCTTTATCGAACGGTACAGGTTTATCGTCATTCCGATCGTCCTTATATCGATCGGCCTCTTTTGTTATTTAGTACTGTATAAGCTGCTGATTGTCAGGGTATTTAATATTGAGATCAAGTACGAGCTTAACTACGCCGTATACAACACCTACTATATCAAGGCCACCAAGCTTACATATATTCAACTATATTTATCGGGTGTCTACACCACAATAAAGATATCCTTAATTTCTATTATCATAGCGATGAGCATGGGGACTCTGCTTGCGGTTTTCAGGCTGAGCAGGGTAAAGGTCCTCGACATCTTCGCCAAGGCCTATATCGAGTTCATGAGAAACACGCCGCTCCTCATTCAGATATTCTTCTGGTATTACGGCACCGACCCCCTGCTCCCCGATTTTTTCAAGAAATGGCTCTACAGTCAAACAAGCACGGAATTCGCCTACGGTGTTATAGCGCTCTCCATCTACACGTCCGCATTTATCGCCGAGGAGATAAGGGCGGGGATCCAATCTATCCCGAAGGAGCAGATGGAGGCCTCCAGGGCCCAGGGGCTCACATTCCTTCAGGCCATGAGGCTTGTCATCCTCCCTCAGGCCTTCAGGATCGTGATTCCGCCCCTCATCAGCCAGTCGCTGAACCTGACCAAGAACTCATCTCTGGTCATGGCAATCGGTGTTGTGGAGCTTATGGCCGCATCGAGATTCCTCTACGAGGGAACGTACAGGGTCTTCGAGGCGTTGACGGTCACAACCGTGATATATCTGTCGTTATCGCTTCTGATCTCGTTTTCAATAAACCAGTATAACAAGCACTTCCTGAAATATATTAGGTACTGA
- a CDS encoding protease inhibitor I42 family protein, whose translation MKGKYIIVSITVLVLSLGALVWSMGQEEDAQTLDEYLVGTVLLDENEMIDLKPGDTAVVVLEENPSTGYQWEIIVDPEGALVEVEKRSFQKGDKKLIGAPNTAVWKFSPKLEGKAKLTFNYLRPWEGEESIVETVVYRVRISE comes from the coding sequence ATGAAGGGTAAATATATTATTGTCTCGATTACGGTTCTCGTATTGTCCCTGGGAGCGCTTGTCTGGTCGATGGGCCAGGAGGAGGATGCCCAGACCCTCGATGAATATCTCGTGGGGACCGTCCTCTTAGACGAGAACGAGATGATCGATTTGAAGCCAGGGGATACGGCGGTCGTGGTGCTTGAGGAAAATCCGTCCACGGGATACCAGTGGGAAATAATCGTCGATCCCGAGGGGGCCCTGGTGGAGGTGGAGAAGCGGAGCTTTCAAAAGGGTGATAAAAAGCTGATAGGCGCCCCGAATACGGCCGTATGGAAGTTCAGCCCTAAATTGGAGGGAAAGGCAAAGCTGACCTTCAACTACCTGCGCCCCTGGGAGGGGGAAGAGAGCATTGTAGAGACGGTTGTCTACAGGGTCAGGATTTCCGAGTAA
- a CDS encoding transporter substrate-binding domain-containing protein has protein sequence MDFEGGRINRRGGIERPSSIETGRLKLIWVAVSLLLFLSAPAPRLYAGETVDRIMKDGVVVVGIGGEVPPFSYSTGEEGDEAELISLTGFDVEIVGAILEGIAAIEEIGNIDITPRFVTVDPVELIPLVAEGEIQMAPGLAHKMGWERAIDFSVTYFKGGTGIAVKKSSSIRRLGHLKGKKIALPQGIKDDKIDTALSGVNLVPVEDLSSGFELLKGGKVVGVAGDVRELLRIISLEEKPERFILVDELVSMVPYCVGIPPEDPRWREMINFSMMKIFESGLYRKMYEKWFRRDSRTKYPIGFTMEIWPK, from the coding sequence ATGGATTTTGAAGGAGGCAGGATTAATAGGCGGGGCGGTATTGAGCGTCCTTCCTCGATTGAAACGGGAAGGTTAAAACTTATTTGGGTTGCGGTTTCCCTACTCCTCTTCCTCTCCGCTCCGGCCCCGCGGCTTTACGCTGGGGAAACGGTTGACAGGATTATGAAGGATGGGGTGGTGGTTGTCGGGATAGGGGGTGAGGTTCCGCCCTTCTCCTACTCTACGGGCGAGGAAGGCGATGAAGCCGAATTGATCAGCTTGACGGGCTTCGATGTGGAGATCGTCGGGGCCATACTCGAAGGGATCGCCGCAATCGAAGAAATTGGAAATATTGATATAACGCCCCGATTTGTAACGGTGGATCCTGTCGAGCTGATCCCCCTTGTGGCCGAGGGGGAGATTCAGATGGCTCCGGGCCTGGCCCACAAGATGGGTTGGGAGCGGGCAATCGATTTCTCCGTGACCTATTTTAAGGGGGGCACGGGGATAGCCGTGAAGAAGAGCTCCTCGATAAGGAGGTTGGGGCACCTGAAGGGGAAAAAGATAGCTCTGCCTCAAGGGATTAAGGATGATAAAATCGATACGGCTCTTTCAGGAGTCAATCTCGTCCCCGTGGAAGACCTGTCCTCGGGGTTCGAGCTGTTAAAGGGGGGGAAGGTCGTGGGGGTGGCCGGGGACGTTCGAGAGCTGTTGAGGATAATATCCCTCGAGGAGAAGCCGGAAAGGTTTATTCTGGTGGATGAGCTCGTATCAATGGTCCCATATTGTGTCGGGATACCACCGGAAGACCCCCGATGGAGGGAGATGATCAACTTCTCCATGATGAAGATATTCGAGTCGGGATTGTACAGGAAAATGTATGAGAAGTGGTTTAGGAGGGATTCCCGCACAAAGTATCCGATCGGATTCACGATGGAGATTTGGCCGAAGTAA
- a CDS encoding amino acid ABC transporter permease yields the protein MMFFLFGLRGKVGGITLTILVAAVSLALAFITGIAFGLMRYSKRWWLSYPAVGYIELIRAVPLILVIFWFCFLPPGLSKQLKDVSRVYYAIIAFVCFTGAYLAEIVRAGIMSVGKGQMEAARSTGLTHTQAMTYIILPQALKNMIPSFVNQFVSLIKDTSLLWFVGVMEFTQTIFATSNREVNTDVTMGLYFFAAVVYFFICYPLTASSRWLERRLGVGER from the coding sequence ATGATGTTCTTTCTCTTCGGCCTTCGGGGAAAGGTCGGCGGGATTACGCTTACGATCTTGGTGGCCGCCGTAAGTCTCGCCCTGGCCTTTATTACCGGTATCGCCTTCGGCCTTATGCGATACAGCAAGAGGTGGTGGCTCAGCTACCCGGCAGTCGGCTACATAGAGCTCATCAGGGCCGTCCCGCTTATACTCGTGATCTTCTGGTTCTGTTTTCTGCCCCCAGGGCTTTCAAAACAACTGAAGGACGTAAGCCGGGTCTACTACGCCATAATAGCCTTCGTCTGTTTCACCGGGGCGTACCTGGCGGAGATCGTAAGGGCTGGAATAATGTCTGTGGGGAAGGGACAGATGGAGGCAGCCCGCTCCACCGGCCTGACCCACACCCAGGCCATGACCTACATCATCCTCCCCCAGGCATTGAAAAACATGATCCCGTCTTTCGTAAACCAGTTCGTGAGCCTGATCAAGGACACGTCCCTCCTCTGGTTCGTGGGGGTGATGGAGTTCACCCAGACGATCTTCGCCACGAGCAACAGGGAGGTCAATACCGATGTAACCATGGGGCTCTATTTCTTCGCCGCCGTGGTCTACTTCTTTATCTGCTATCCCCTAACCGCCTCGAGCCGCTGGCTGGAGAGGAGGCTGGGCGTGGGGGAGAGATAG
- a CDS encoding aminopeptidase: MEENKDKISDATKELSERLLYQPKSVWDSVDETEWEKIFALGEDYKSFLDAAKTERLAVSEIVRRAKEAGFTDEGRKGGKGEKPLKKLYKTDKKKAAALVVPGKADPTEGLNVIVSHIDSPRLDLKQRPLYEEVELALLKTHYYGGIKKYSWVSRPLAIYGVIVKGDGTEVEVAVGDDPDDPVFTVSDLLIHLAGKAQMEKKVGEAVPGEKLNLLFGSIPFEDKEAKERVKLFALKLLNDKYNIVEEDLISAEIEVVPVGRSRDIGLDRSLVGGYGQDDRASAFTSLRGVLDAGELNRTAVVYFLDKEEIGSEGVTGARGRFIEDVALEILTAVKGEFKAGDLMKTLSNSRCLSADVNGALDPDWQEVHEKRNAARLGYGVCITKFTGSRGKFGASDAHAELVGSIRKLFNDNDVVWQFGELGKVDEGGGGTIAKDMAARGMDVLDCGPVLLDMHSPFEISSKADIYMAYKGYKVFLES, encoded by the coding sequence ATGGAAGAAAATAAAGACAAGATAAGCGATGCGACAAAGGAGCTTTCCGAAAGGCTCCTCTACCAGCCGAAATCGGTCTGGGACAGTGTGGATGAGACGGAGTGGGAGAAGATATTCGCCCTGGGGGAGGACTACAAGTCCTTTTTAGACGCCGCAAAGACCGAGAGGCTGGCGGTCTCGGAGATAGTTAGGAGGGCAAAGGAGGCCGGCTTTACCGACGAGGGGAGGAAAGGAGGAAAGGGGGAAAAGCCCCTGAAGAAATTATACAAGACGGATAAAAAGAAGGCCGCCGCCCTGGTGGTCCCGGGGAAGGCGGATCCGACCGAGGGGCTGAACGTCATCGTTTCCCACATAGACTCCCCGAGACTCGACCTGAAGCAGCGCCCACTCTACGAGGAGGTGGAGCTGGCGCTGCTCAAGACCCACTACTACGGCGGGATCAAGAAGTACAGCTGGGTGTCGAGGCCACTGGCGATCTACGGGGTAATCGTCAAGGGGGACGGGACGGAGGTGGAGGTCGCTGTCGGTGACGACCCTGACGATCCGGTATTCACCGTCTCCGATCTCCTGATCCACCTTGCCGGCAAGGCGCAGATGGAAAAGAAGGTGGGGGAGGCGGTTCCGGGGGAGAAGCTGAACCTCCTCTTCGGAAGCATCCCCTTTGAGGACAAGGAGGCCAAGGAGAGGGTCAAGCTCTTTGCGCTGAAGCTCCTGAACGACAAGTACAACATTGTGGAGGAGGACCTCATAAGCGCGGAGATCGAGGTGGTCCCGGTGGGGAGGTCGAGGGATATCGGCCTCGACAGGTCCCTTGTGGGGGGGTACGGCCAGGACGACAGGGCTAGCGCCTTTACGAGCCTGAGGGGAGTTCTCGATGCCGGCGAGCTCAATAGGACCGCCGTGGTCTACTTCCTGGACAAGGAGGAGATCGGCTCCGAGGGGGTGACCGGGGCCCGCGGGAGGTTTATCGAGGACGTGGCGCTCGAGATACTGACGGCCGTCAAGGGCGAGTTCAAGGCGGGCGACCTCATGAAGACCCTCTCCAATTCCAGGTGTCTCTCGGCGGACGTCAACGGCGCGCTGGACCCTGACTGGCAGGAGGTACACGAGAAGCGAAACGCCGCCCGCCTCGGATACGGTGTCTGCATAACGAAATTCACCGGCTCCAGAGGGAAGTTCGGCGCATCCGACGCCCATGCGGAGCTTGTGGGGAGCATCAGGAAGCTCTTCAACGACAACGACGTGGTCTGGCAGTTTGGGGAGCTGGGAAAGGTGGACGAGGGCGGGGGCGGCACCATCGCAAAGGATATGGCCGCGAGGGGGATGGACGTTTTGGACTGCGGGCCGGTGCTTCTGGATATGCATTCCCCCTTCGAGATATCGAGCAAGGCGGACATCTACATGGCGTACAAGGGCTATAAGGTCTTTCTCGAATCGTAA
- a CDS encoding amino acid ABC transporter ATP-binding protein, with translation MIIFKDVDKYYGNFHALKSINLHVKPGEVVVVCGPSGSGKSTLIRCINELELINGGELIVDGFNLADSRTNINDLRAEIGMVFQQFNLYPHMTVIKNITLAPIKVKNMKKHDAESLALELLDKVRIKEQAYKYPAELSGGQQQRVAIARGLAMRPKIMLFDEPTSALDPEMISEVLNVMKDLAREGMTMVVVTHEMGFAREVADRVIFMDLGQIIEEGTPEHFFKSPEDERTKAFLNEIL, from the coding sequence ATGATAATATTCAAGGATGTAGATAAATATTACGGCAACTTTCACGCGCTGAAGAGCATTAACCTTCATGTGAAACCGGGGGAGGTGGTTGTTGTCTGCGGTCCCTCCGGCTCCGGAAAGTCGACGCTGATCAGGTGCATCAACGAGCTCGAGCTCATAAACGGCGGAGAGCTGATCGTCGACGGCTTTAACCTCGCCGATTCGAGGACGAATATCAACGACCTCAGGGCGGAGATCGGCATGGTCTTTCAGCAGTTCAATCTCTACCCCCACATGACGGTTATAAAAAACATCACACTGGCTCCGATAAAAGTCAAGAATATGAAAAAGCACGACGCCGAGTCTCTGGCCTTGGAGCTCCTCGACAAGGTTCGGATCAAGGAGCAGGCCTATAAATACCCGGCGGAGCTTTCGGGGGGGCAGCAGCAGAGGGTCGCCATCGCCAGGGGGCTTGCCATGAGGCCTAAAATCATGCTCTTCGACGAGCCGACATCCGCACTCGATCCAGAGATGATAAGCGAGGTCTTAAACGTCATGAAAGATCTGGCCCGGGAGGGCATGACAATGGTGGTTGTCACCCACGAGATGGGTTTTGCCAGGGAGGTGGCCGATCGAGTCATCTTTATGGACCTGGGGCAGATAATCGAGGAGGGAACGCCGGAGCATTTCTTCAAAAGTCCCGAAGATGAGAGGACAAAGGCGTTTCTCAACGAGATACTATAA